The DNA sequence TAGCTGCGCATGACCGGATGATTGAACAATTAGGTATGCGTCGTCGTTGCGACTGGAGGAATAGTTTTAATCTGTCCGAACAAAGAATATGTGTTgttagtttttataatttaaattatgaaattttatttagaatgtacttttaaatttttaagattttaattatgtaattttgaatttttaggattttgtaACGGtattttaggtttttttaatgattaaaaaaatgtttagtaaatgtaattttaaaattgataatagaATAGTGTAGTGAAGAGGATGCTCTTGGAGAAGAGCACGGTTAGGGGTGTTGtaccttagctaagagcatcGAAATAAATGTACTATTAAAGTGGGACTGGGTCCACACTCgtactcttagctaagagcacggttGTTGATGATCTAATGAACTATGAAAACAATGtaattcccaaaaaaaatggtaatcCTTCCATCCTATTAGAGTTAGagtcaaaaatttattttgcaaaattgtacacttaatttttattttattttactttccagtatattttattttctcatagtTCTCATACTTTGTTCTTGTTTCATACACCCTCCTTAtgtcattaggagtcccatttgtTGGCaatacgagttttaaaaaatgttaagaaaaatgggtggaaaaaagttagtagaataagtgttccacttgtatatattagttttaaggGATATTGACACCTAATATCatggaactttcaaaaagttgggttttcccacgaactttgaaattgacaaataatatcgcAAACTTTAAcccgagtttgttatttcctccaagaaaaactatcttcaaagattgaaaaacttgaagctctcgaagttgttgtcgagaaattacaaaaataaattcgtaaaataaaattatttgcctgaattttttcattggtgggaaataacaaactccagggtaaagttcgtgatattatttgccaatttcaaagtttgtgggaaaaactcaactttttgaaagttccatGATATTAGGTGCCAATATCCCtagttttaattgaaatgtgagtggaatagTTAATTGAAGGTGTGGgcctattatcatttatggtaaaagtgaactaggactcttattcgcgaacggactaaaatgaaaaaacgggactcctattcgcggccggaaggagtattacttactacatatttatttttaatatttgtgtCCAAATAAAAGCCTGCAACACTAATGGAACAAGGAGagtaatattatatactcACTTCGTTACACTATAAgtgattgatttgttttgggcacgagattttgaaaaaaatactctcttcatccttgaaaagtatgaacattcGGTTCAGCACAAGTTTTattgtataattggtaaatttagagagaaaaagttaaaGAGTAGAGTAAGTGGTGTTAGTGGAGAGTTGGCTCCACATCATTAGTAGGGGAATGTAATGACAAAAGTtgtaaagaaaatgatttgTAGGAGTAATGCgttgtttaattatttcaaaattagaaatttcatacttttcagggacgaaTTGATAAGGAAATAATTCATACTTTTCATGGACAAAGGTGGTAGTATTATTGagttaagtggtgagagaatATGAGTGataattaaaactcgtgctgtTTCAAAAgtagtctatttttatgagatttaGAGCACTCTCAATgctctcccttatttctccctaactcctgccacatcagcaccaaaatttatccccagtttttagccaacttttagccaactgctccaatggtttctcccttatttctctcttatttctccctaactcaacatttcatttttacatcatcatttttaatattgtttaattttccctacaaatgtgtttaataaatagatttataatgaacaattcatcattgtattaatcattggaaaatataatacaacgagaaaaaaaaaactacaaataaaaaccataaaaaacaaagatttaaaaaactaagagGGAGGGGCGTCCGGCGGGAGGCCCATCAGgatcttcatattttggatGGTCGACCAGAGGGAGTCTGCAATGGGGACGGACCCGCATATGGATATTGGCCTGGAGGAGAACTCAGCGACAACAACGAGGCCATCCACTGCTGATTTTCTTCATCAGTGGGGTTGGGATTTTGCGAACTCGACTCTTTGCCTTTACCTTTTCGGGAATTTTTCCTATTCgaactcataattttgaagattgaatatagaagattgagaaaatgaagattgtgtgtgatgaatggaggaggaggaattatatataggggagtaaaaatagccgttgggtattaaagaaaaaaaaaacgccgaAAATACGCCGAACGCGTCTACAGTGGCCGGCGTTCACTCGGCGATAAATTGGGGTTTTTTCGGGAACCGGCGTTAATTCTACCGAATTAACGCCGGAAAAACGCCGATTTCTCCCCATTGCCGGCGAATTTTCGGCGATAACCGGCGATAAAACGCCGGTTTTTAACGCCGCctgcattgggagtgctcttagcGAGTATGACTTTGATGAAATTGTATTTAAGGAGTATATGTTTTAACACTAGTAACTTTTTGCCTACGTTAtgtcaaaatataaaactatGATTAAGTTTTTATACGAACatgaaataatgatgaaatttttatacCAATATAAAATTCTTCATATTTTATGCAGACAAAGATTTGATGTCgtctatatataattgatggaatgaattaaaataaaatatgaatgaaattttttgtactttttccatctcctaaaaatataaattttgagaatgtactagttttaatgtgaaattaataaagtaagagaaatataaataaaaggtaattaaaatattttgagtttAGTATAAGGTCTATCTTATAAgagaaaaatttcaaaaaatataaagtaaattttgtgagacgcaccaaatgaaaaaaaagagaaatagagTGAATACTACTCagtaaacttttaatttttttatatcaatataaaagATGGAatgaatattgaaattatCCATGTCATAGTAATTGCGATGAGGTagttttctaaatattttacatgATTGAATAAAGATATTCATATgatatacttcctccatccggTGAAAATAAGTTAATTGGAGATggatacaaattttaatgcataattaataaagtaaaagtaaaaggagaaaataTGATTGAAATAATGCAGTGGATGGTGGATGCTAGGGGTGAGCATTCGGGTTTCAGTTCGGTTTTTCgtccaaaccgaaccgaacccgaaaaaccgaatttaggtgaaaattaaaatcgaaccgaaaccgaaatccgaaaaaccgaaaaccgaaaaaccgaaaaccgaactATAAAACCCAAattaaaccgaaaaaccgaaattatattatatttaaaaaaaccaaaaaaccgaaaaccaatacccgaaaaaccgaaattaaGACCAAGCATTCAAAGTAAAACCATGGCATGATTAACATctcaaccaacaaaaatatttaagctACAGCATCAccatcaacaaaaattaaattacataaatatgtaGGCAACATGATTAACAAATGGAGCTGCAAGTTCccgaatttcaaattttcggtTTGGatcggttcggatattcgggTTTCGGTTTTTTTGCTTACCCCTAGTGGATGCCATAAAGTTAagaatgacaattttttttaatataaactGTTTTTATaagatgaaaaaggaaaaaaaaaaaatcggccAGAAAGGAGGGAGTAAGTCCTTGTGATGGGAGTGGGATTGAAATAGATATATGACACTTTATTTTCCACTTACATCTGATTCACTAAACTATGATAAATATTATCTGGATTCCCAATATGATATACTCTTTGTGATGGGATTGAAACATATAGATATGACACTTTATTTTCCACTTGCACATCATTCACTAAACTAggataaatcataaataaatctataaaataattgatgtaACTCTTTCCCTTTTGTTGTCTTGCTGCTGCACATACAAAAACAAAGGGAATGAAACAAACAAGAAGAAGACATTGGTTTTGGATGAATTGAGAGCTGCGGCCATGGCTACCGACTTCATATCTATTCCTTTGATCGGTAATACTACTAATAGCAGCTTAATTCCCGAATTGCTACAGTTTTATTGATGGATTTTCCCCAATTGTAACAGATATTAGTCCGCTAGTGGAGAAATGGGATGACCCGAACCCGACCCGAGATGAAAGAGTAGCAGAAGTTGTTCAACAGTTGGATAAAGCTTGCAGAGAAGCTGGCTTCTTTTATGTGGTAATTgtatcctttttcttcttttttttttctgtggAATTCATGCCAGTTTGTGTGTATGTCAATGTTTTTCAATTGAGATGTTGCGATAATTACAAAGTTAAATTGATATGTGTTTCTTCCTTAtttcttactccctccgttccaaaaaaaaataaagacatttGGGATAACAcgagaattaatgcataattggtgaAGTAAAAAAGATGAGGAGAAGAGtagttaaaaatttaaatagtgtCAGTGGATAGTGGgacccacattattattattagtgtttaatggtgGGTCCTAGTGATAtgagttgtaaataaattgatgtatatggaaTTATGGATAATGAGTTAGGGAGAACATTtggaaatgagatatttttacgAGGcgaacaaaaaaggaaagtgtctttatttttatgggacgaatttaaatttgaagaaaaatttaaaaaagcgGTGTTTCTAAGAGTGTTATTTTACTGTTTATGCAGAAGGGGCATGGGATTCCGGATTCTGTTTTGAAAGAAATTAGAAGTATATCTCGCCAGTTTTTCGATTTGCCATACGAAGagaaactcaaaataaaactcTCTCCAGCAACTGGATACAGGTGTCTCTGAAGCATGTAATTGCCACAGTTGTTGTAATTGATGTGGTTTTCTAACTAAGAATGTCGATGAATGCAGAGGATACCAACGGGTCGGAGAGAATATTACCAAAGGCGTTCCCGACATGCATGAAGCTATTGATGTAGGTTTGGTCTGGATTCATGTTCCACCATTGATTATTGCTGCTTTAGTATCTTAGTGATAATGTAGTTTCCTATCAGCATATCATTTTAGGAGGCATTTTCACAgcattttcatatttcaaatcATGGCACTTGTTTTGCATCCTTTACATGTTTTGCacttatattttgtattgttGATTCTGAAAAACACAGTGCTACAAAGAAGTGGAACCTGGAATGTATGGAGGCCTTGGTGAGGTTATGGAAGGATGTAATAAATGGTAGCTATTTGCATCTAGCGAAACTTAATGTATCTCGTTTTATCTGAGTTTCAATCATCTCAAAATGAATGGTCGAATTAGTTATGGTAGTAACTGATGGAAGATGAAATTTGTTTGGTGTGTGCTTTGCTGAATCTATTCCTATTTGCAGGCCGAGTGATCCTCCacgttttaaaaatttaatggagGACTATGTCAGTCGTTGCACAGGTGATAAATCGGTAAAATTTGTGCATCTTGATACCTGTTTTGTGTCTGCAATGAACGACGTAGATGAGTTGCATTATTGCAGATTTATCAAGAAAGATATTGAGGGGAATAGCTCTGGCATTGGGCGGGCCTTTGGATATGTTCGAAGGTAAAATAGCAGGGGATCCGTTCTGGGTGTTTCGCATAATTGGTTATCCTTCTGTCTCCCACCCCAGCTCCAAGCAGATGCCCGATGCCAAAAATGATATCGGATGGTAAGTTGTCG is a window from the Salvia hispanica cultivar TCC Black 2014 chromosome 1, UniMelb_Shisp_WGS_1.0, whole genome shotgun sequence genome containing:
- the LOC125203985 gene encoding probable 2-oxoglutarate-dependent dioxygenase At3g50210; this encodes MATDFISIPLIDISPLVEKWDDPNPTRDERVAEVVQQLDKACREAGFFYVKGHGIPDSVLKEIRSISRQFFDLPYEEKLKIKLSPATGYRGYQRVGENITKGVPDMHEAIDCYKEVEPGMYGGLGEVMEGCNKWPSDPPRFKNLMEDYVSRCTDLSRKILRGIALALGGPLDMFEGKIAGDPFWVFRIIGYPSVSHPSSKQMPDAKNDIGCGAHTDYGLLTLVNQDDDITALQVRNIDGDWILAEPVPGTFVCNIGDMLKILTNGLYESTVHRVINKSAKFRVCVAYFYETNFDAVVQPVEICVQRSGGAKKFDEAVYGKHLVSKVVNNFVV